A single region of the Arthrobacter sp. V1I7 genome encodes:
- a CDS encoding DUF3027 domain-containing protein: MSVEREQNAQNAPGAAGSSTAGSKAPGSKAPGSASKPRTGVPVWRTGKPDAVLAAAVDVARAAVEGIAPAEQIGRHLGARTEGDRLVTHLFESKLAGYGGWQWYAVLTRNSRSKVVTVDELGLLPSEGSILAPEWVPWAERVRPEDAQDEESAEPSAAAAAAEPHASAPDDDEAAVVDDAAVVGDAADEYDDDEEYDDDEGNTDRDAEPVRPAEEAD, encoded by the coding sequence ATGTCAGTGGAACGTGAGCAGAACGCACAGAATGCCCCCGGCGCAGCCGGATCAAGCACAGCCGGATCCAAAGCACCGGGATCCAAAGCACCGGGATCCGCGTCCAAGCCGCGCACCGGCGTTCCGGTCTGGCGCACGGGCAAGCCCGACGCCGTCCTCGCCGCCGCCGTCGACGTCGCCCGCGCCGCAGTGGAAGGCATTGCCCCTGCCGAGCAGATCGGCCGGCACCTGGGCGCCCGCACCGAGGGCGACCGCCTGGTCACGCACCTCTTTGAATCGAAGCTGGCCGGCTACGGTGGCTGGCAGTGGTACGCCGTGCTGACGCGCAATTCACGGTCCAAGGTGGTCACGGTCGACGAGCTGGGCCTGCTGCCCTCCGAAGGTTCGATCCTGGCGCCCGAGTGGGTCCCCTGGGCCGAGCGGGTCCGCCCGGAAGACGCCCAGGACGAGGAATCCGCTGAGCCTTCGGCCGCGGCCGCGGCTGCGGAGCCGCACGCCAGCGCCCCGGACGACGACGAGGCCGCTGTTGTCGACGACGCCGCAGTCGTCGGCGATGCCGCCGACGAGTATGACGACGACGAAGAGTACGACGACGACGAGGGTAATACCGACCGCGATGCCGAGCCGGTGCGGCCGGCCGAAGAGGCTGACTAG
- a CDS encoding MFS transporter, whose amino-acid sequence MTSTFKSLHILNYRIWFIGALISNIGTWMQRTAQDWLVFDHLTEHDAGAMGLTMALQLGPQLFLAPVAGLVADRFNRRQLLVLTQSAMALLSAGLGILVLSGTAQLMHVYGFALLLGVVSALDAPVRQTFVSELVRDDYLPNAVALNSASFNVARMIGPAVAGILTVAVGPGWVFLINTATFVALLLSLWRIPAASLRQLPRAAAGKGRIREGLRYVRFRPDIVVVLVAVFIVGTLGLNFVLFIAAMVGTEFGLDASAFGLMNSIMAIGSVAGALLSAGRGKPRLRIIFGAAGAFGVASGIAALAPDYFWFGVALVPVGLFAITMMTSANGYVQTTTDPVMRGRVMALYMAIFMGGTPIGAPLVGWVANVAGPRWSMGVAAAAGVLAAVIGLVWIVRARQLRIRFDRRAPAMHHFRLESGAPRARTDADGVGRESNPDDAVER is encoded by the coding sequence ATGACGTCCACCTTCAAGTCCCTGCACATCCTGAACTACCGGATCTGGTTCATCGGGGCACTGATCTCCAACATCGGGACCTGGATGCAGCGCACGGCGCAGGACTGGCTGGTCTTTGACCATCTCACCGAGCACGACGCCGGAGCCATGGGCCTCACGATGGCGCTGCAGCTGGGCCCGCAACTCTTCCTTGCGCCCGTAGCCGGGCTGGTGGCCGACCGCTTCAACCGCAGACAGCTGCTGGTGCTCACACAGTCCGCCATGGCCCTGCTGAGCGCGGGCCTCGGGATCCTCGTGCTCTCCGGCACCGCGCAGCTCATGCACGTCTATGGCTTTGCCCTGCTGCTCGGCGTGGTGTCCGCCCTGGACGCACCCGTGCGCCAGACCTTCGTCTCCGAGCTGGTCCGGGACGACTACCTGCCCAATGCGGTGGCGCTCAACAGTGCCTCCTTCAACGTGGCCAGGATGATCGGACCCGCTGTGGCCGGCATCCTGACGGTCGCCGTCGGCCCGGGCTGGGTCTTCCTGATCAACACCGCCACGTTCGTGGCGCTGCTGCTGAGCCTGTGGAGGATTCCCGCCGCCTCGCTGCGCCAGCTGCCGCGGGCCGCAGCGGGCAAGGGCCGCATCCGTGAGGGCCTGCGCTATGTCCGCTTCCGCCCCGACATCGTCGTGGTGCTGGTCGCGGTCTTCATCGTGGGGACCCTGGGGCTGAACTTCGTGCTGTTCATCGCGGCGATGGTCGGCACCGAGTTCGGCCTCGATGCCAGCGCCTTCGGGCTGATGAATTCGATCATGGCGATCGGCTCGGTTGCCGGCGCGCTGCTCTCGGCCGGACGGGGCAAGCCCAGGCTGCGGATCATTTTCGGGGCAGCCGGCGCGTTCGGCGTGGCCTCCGGCATCGCCGCGCTCGCCCCCGACTATTTCTGGTTCGGGGTGGCGCTGGTGCCGGTGGGGCTCTTCGCGATCACCATGATGACGAGCGCCAACGGCTACGTCCAGACGACGACGGACCCCGTTATGCGGGGGCGGGTGATGGCACTTTACATGGCGATCTTCATGGGTGGCACGCCGATCGGCGCCCCGCTGGTGGGCTGGGTGGCGAACGTCGCCGGTCCCCGCTGGTCGATGGGCGTCGCGGCAGCAGCCGGCGTCCTCGCCGCCGTGATCGGCCTGGTCTGGATCGTCCGCGCCCGCCAGCTGAGGATCCGGTTCGACCGCCGGGCCCCGGCGATGCACCATTTCCGCCTCGAATCCGGCGCTCCGCGCGCCCGTACCGACGCGGACGGCGTCGGCCGGGAGTCAAACCCGGACGACGCCGTCGAACGCTGA
- a CDS encoding cell wall metabolism sensor histidine kinase WalK, producing MLRRWKSAPLRSQLVAIMTALMLVALTATGAGTLTLLHSYLQGQVDDKLKAAVDSVRQQKSFSQLQEQNPNIPTDYSLMLFSPGLPAYPFGGDKESRPDISNISAAEARVRQQAPYQVRGTDGHNWRVVALSVVDSNGRTSVVVIGLPLAPVDSVMEHAVLVVVGVGLLTLVLAFLIATWSISRSFRPLARVEKTAAAIAAGDLSRRVEIENPNTEVGRLGSSLNAMLAHIESAFAARMASEERMRRFAADASHELRTPLVTIRGFSELYRHGALSTPEDVATAMGRIESEAKRMGTMVEDLLLLARIDEQRPLARKPVDLLLLAHDAVVDTQASDRNRTISLTGLDGGPATAAPVLGDEAKLRQVIGNLVGNALRYTPEGTPIELAVGVRTSEDGTRHSVMEVRDHGPGVPEEEAARIFERFYRADTSRTRETGGSGLGLAIVAAIVGSHAGTVQVKKTDGGGATLVVSLPYLDEALTEEASAEEASADGGRAHGGRASAGPGDAAAA from the coding sequence TTGCTGCGGCGTTGGAAGTCGGCCCCACTAAGGTCCCAGCTCGTCGCCATCATGACGGCGCTGATGCTGGTGGCACTCACCGCCACCGGCGCCGGCACCCTGACGCTGCTGCACAGCTACCTGCAGGGGCAGGTGGACGACAAGCTCAAAGCCGCCGTCGACTCCGTGCGCCAGCAGAAGTCCTTCAGCCAGCTGCAGGAACAAAACCCCAACATCCCCACCGACTATTCGCTGATGCTCTTCAGCCCCGGGCTGCCCGCCTATCCGTTCGGCGGCGACAAGGAATCACGCCCCGACATCAGCAACATCTCCGCCGCCGAGGCCCGGGTCCGCCAGCAGGCGCCCTACCAGGTCCGCGGAACGGACGGGCACAACTGGCGGGTGGTGGCCCTCAGCGTGGTGGATTCGAACGGGCGCACCTCGGTGGTGGTGATCGGGCTTCCCCTCGCACCGGTGGACTCCGTGATGGAACACGCCGTCCTGGTGGTGGTCGGCGTCGGACTGCTGACCCTGGTGCTGGCCTTCCTGATCGCCACCTGGAGCATCTCCCGGTCCTTCAGGCCGTTGGCCCGGGTGGAGAAAACCGCGGCGGCCATCGCCGCCGGGGACCTCTCGAGACGCGTGGAAATCGAAAACCCTAACACCGAAGTCGGCAGGCTGGGCAGTTCCCTCAACGCCATGCTGGCGCACATTGAATCGGCCTTCGCCGCCCGGATGGCGTCCGAGGAGCGGATGCGCCGCTTCGCCGCCGATGCCTCCCATGAACTGCGGACCCCGCTCGTGACCATCCGCGGGTTCTCCGAACTGTACCGGCACGGCGCCCTGTCCACCCCGGAGGACGTCGCCACGGCGATGGGGCGGATCGAAAGTGAAGCCAAGCGGATGGGAACCATGGTCGAGGACCTGCTGCTGCTGGCCCGGATCGACGAGCAGCGCCCGCTTGCCCGGAAGCCTGTGGACCTGTTGCTGCTCGCGCACGACGCCGTAGTGGACACCCAGGCCAGCGACCGCAACCGCACCATTTCCCTCACCGGTCTCGACGGCGGTCCTGCCACCGCCGCCCCCGTGCTGGGCGACGAGGCAAAACTGCGGCAGGTGATCGGCAACCTTGTCGGCAATGCCTTGCGCTACACACCGGAGGGCACGCCCATCGAACTCGCCGTCGGTGTCCGGACCTCCGAGGACGGGACGCGGCACTCGGTGATGGAGGTCCGCGACCATGGTCCGGGCGTCCCCGAGGAGGAAGCCGCACGGATCTTTGAGCGCTTCTACCGCGCGGACACCTCACGGACGCGGGAAACCGGCGGCAGCGGGCTGGGGCTCGCGATCGTTGCGGCCATCGTCGGTTCCCATGCCGGCACGGTCCAGGTCAAGAAGACCGACGGCGGCGGCGCCACCCTGGTCGTGAGCCTTCCGTACCTGGACGAGGCCTTGACCGAGGAGGCCTCAGCGGAGGAGGCCTCAGCGGACGGCGGCAGGGCACACGGCGGCAGGGCAAGCGCAGGCCCCGGAGACGCAGCCGCCGCCTAG
- a CDS encoding ABC transporter substrate-binding protein, whose product MRLGRSAAGGAAALLALTGCLAPAGGDRVQSAEASGDGTLRVGLLLDNTGRQGFLNTAQLAAAQLAVREINAAGGHEGKPVELLPETISEDTAAQAKELAAAKADVVIGPTDSSRAPAAIDVLSNAKVALISPANAASGLSTYNSGGYYFRTSTADVAQAAVLVKLAKDGGAKTLAIVYEEGGYGKGVSAAVGAAAKDAGLGPVAVAEFRPGHAQQAAAAAKAAAPDAVVLVARDGAQGAIAELNNAGLGGRKLILSDGAVNEYGSGLGSGALDGARGILPGVFPSAHFQGELVSVDPGLKDMTFAAETYDAVNLAVIAAAAANDDAGTSIAARLIAVSGGAVQPAGGAQPAGETAVCTSYQACIDVLRAGKRPDYDGQSGVINFDSNGDVTSANYMVFDYGSDNHATLSGSETASSSGG is encoded by the coding sequence CTGCGGCTGGGCCGCTCCGCCGCGGGGGGCGCCGCAGCGCTGCTGGCGCTGACCGGCTGCCTGGCACCCGCGGGCGGCGACCGGGTGCAGAGCGCTGAGGCCAGCGGCGACGGCACGCTCAGGGTAGGCCTGCTCCTGGACAACACCGGCAGGCAAGGCTTCCTCAACACCGCCCAGCTGGCGGCGGCACAACTTGCCGTTCGCGAAATCAACGCCGCCGGCGGACATGAAGGCAAACCGGTCGAGCTGCTACCCGAGACCATCAGCGAAGACACCGCCGCCCAGGCCAAGGAGCTCGCGGCCGCCAAGGCGGACGTCGTCATCGGTCCGACCGACTCCAGCCGCGCCCCCGCCGCCATCGATGTGTTGTCCAACGCCAAGGTCGCACTGATTTCCCCTGCCAACGCGGCCAGCGGACTGAGCACCTACAACAGCGGCGGGTACTATTTCCGGACCTCCACAGCCGACGTCGCCCAGGCCGCCGTCCTCGTCAAGCTCGCCAAGGACGGCGGCGCCAAGACCCTTGCCATCGTGTACGAGGAAGGCGGCTACGGCAAAGGCGTCTCTGCCGCCGTCGGCGCCGCGGCCAAAGACGCCGGACTGGGGCCGGTGGCCGTCGCGGAATTCAGGCCAGGTCATGCGCAACAGGCGGCCGCCGCCGCCAAGGCGGCAGCCCCGGACGCCGTCGTGCTCGTCGCCCGGGACGGTGCGCAAGGCGCCATCGCGGAGCTGAACAACGCCGGTCTGGGGGGACGAAAGCTCATCCTCAGCGACGGCGCAGTCAACGAGTACGGCTCCGGTCTCGGGTCAGGAGCCCTCGACGGGGCACGCGGCATCCTGCCCGGTGTTTTTCCCTCGGCCCATTTCCAGGGCGAGCTGGTGTCCGTTGATCCAGGCCTGAAAGACATGACCTTTGCCGCAGAAACATACGACGCGGTCAACCTGGCCGTTATCGCGGCGGCAGCGGCAAACGACGACGCAGGCACCTCCATCGCGGCCCGGCTGATCGCCGTCTCCGGAGGCGCGGTGCAGCCCGCCGGCGGGGCACAGCCCGCCGGCGAAACGGCGGTCTGCACGTCCTACCAGGCCTGTATCGACGTCCTGCGCGCGGGCAAGCGCCCCGACTACGACGGCCAATCCGGAGTAATCAACTTCGATTCCAATGGCGATGTCACCTCAGCGAACTACATGGTGTTCGACTATGGCTCGGATAACCACGCCACCTTGAGCGGAAGCGAAACGGCCAGCAGCAGCGGCGGTTGA
- a CDS encoding response regulator transcription factor, whose translation MKKTGPEAKLLVVDDEPNIRELLSTSLRFAGFEVVSAANGRDALAAAELHSPDLAVLDVMLPDMDGFTVTRRLRAAGKHFPVLFLTAKDDTEDKVMGLTVGGDDYVTKPFSLDEVVARIRAVLRRTQPLQDDDAVIRVDDLALDDDAHEVRRGGTVIELSPTEFKLLRYLMLNPNRVLSKAQILDHVWEYDFNGDASIVESYISYLRRKVDIDPDAPALIQTKRGVGYVLRTAEKR comes from the coding sequence ATGAAAAAGACCGGTCCCGAAGCCAAGCTCCTCGTCGTCGATGATGAACCGAACATCCGCGAGCTGCTCTCCACCTCCCTCCGCTTCGCCGGCTTCGAGGTAGTCTCGGCGGCTAACGGGCGGGACGCGCTGGCCGCGGCCGAGCTGCACTCCCCCGACCTGGCCGTGCTGGATGTCATGCTGCCGGACATGGACGGCTTCACCGTCACGCGCCGGTTGCGTGCCGCGGGCAAGCATTTCCCCGTGCTGTTCCTGACCGCGAAAGACGACACGGAGGACAAGGTGATGGGGCTGACGGTCGGCGGCGACGATTACGTCACGAAGCCCTTCAGCCTCGACGAAGTCGTGGCGCGCATCCGCGCCGTGCTGCGCCGCACCCAGCCGCTGCAGGACGATGACGCGGTGATCCGGGTGGACGATCTGGCGCTCGACGACGACGCCCACGAGGTACGTCGCGGCGGCACCGTGATCGAGCTCTCCCCGACCGAGTTCAAACTCCTGCGCTACCTCATGCTCAACCCGAACCGGGTCCTGTCCAAGGCCCAGATCCTGGATCATGTCTGGGAATACGACTTCAACGGGGATGCCTCGATCGTCGAGTCCTACATCTCCTACCTGCGCCGCAAGGTGGACATCGATCCGGATGCCCCGGCGCTGATCCAGACCAAGCGCGGCGTCGGCTACGTGCTGCGGACGGCAGAGAAGCGCTGA
- a CDS encoding cold-shock protein, with amino-acid sequence MPTGKVKWYDKEKGFGFLAAEDGQEVFLPKSALPEGVTELKAGTRVEFGVADGRKGAQALGLRVLDKTPSIAKAKRPSAKDLAPLVQDLVTVLDNLSGTLSAGKYPEGNKAKAIAAALRKVADELDA; translated from the coding sequence GTGCCTACCGGCAAGGTCAAGTGGTATGACAAGGAAAAGGGCTTCGGATTCCTCGCTGCGGAGGACGGCCAGGAGGTCTTCCTGCCTAAATCGGCACTGCCCGAGGGTGTAACGGAACTCAAGGCCGGGACCCGGGTGGAGTTCGGCGTGGCAGACGGCCGCAAGGGTGCACAGGCACTGGGCCTGCGGGTGCTGGACAAAACGCCGTCCATCGCCAAGGCCAAGCGCCCCAGCGCCAAGGACCTCGCCCCGCTGGTCCAGGACCTGGTCACGGTACTGGACAACCTCTCCGGCACGCTCTCCGCGGGCAAGTACCCGGAAGGCAACAAGGCCAAGGCGATCGCGGCCGCCCTCCGTAAAGTCGCCGACGAGCTGGACGCGTAA
- a CDS encoding WXG100 family type VII secretion target: MSIISVDTELLQLKSANVKATVERISSDVQAMKLGLDELQASWRGAAASNFQALVAEWTLTQGRVEASLASINLALTAAAASYDQTELNNTQRFG; encoded by the coding sequence ATGAGCATCATCTCCGTCGACACTGAACTGCTCCAGCTGAAGTCAGCAAATGTAAAGGCAACGGTCGAGCGGATCAGCTCCGACGTTCAGGCCATGAAGCTGGGCCTCGACGAGCTGCAGGCCAGCTGGCGCGGCGCGGCGGCGAGCAACTTCCAGGCCCTCGTCGCCGAGTGGACCCTGACCCAGGGCAGGGTCGAAGCGTCCCTGGCCTCCATCAATCTGGCGCTCACCGCGGCGGCGGCCAGCTATGACCAGACGGAGTTGAACAACACCCAGCGCTTCGGATAG
- a CDS encoding ribonuclease HI family protein: MTITAAADGSALGNPGPAGWAWYVNDDCWRAGGWPHGTNNQGELMAVLDLFRSTAHLPGEDLHILCDSQYVINSVTKWMPGWKRKGWRKSDGKPVLNVELLKEIDQELRGRKYTFEWVRGHAGHDLNEAADERARAAATAYQQGVAVRQGPGFGTTAESPSEVPHPAAARAPITAPPTLPAVSPRPSQQELFGQAGGFEEPDLFSELEEESTPAPGTDASPEAIVEALERELLRPETRADLGRTGVLLHPDFTEIGSSGRIWTRDAVMMELEESPAGPIELELLGADRLSESTVLLTYRSYARSRTTLRSSLWVRDGAQWRLRFHQGTPETWGPARGLPGPGSGTGPSEV, encoded by the coding sequence GTGACGATTACAGCAGCGGCCGACGGTTCGGCTTTAGGAAATCCCGGCCCGGCCGGATGGGCCTGGTACGTGAACGATGACTGCTGGCGGGCCGGGGGATGGCCGCATGGCACCAACAATCAGGGTGAGCTGATGGCCGTCCTGGACCTTTTCCGGTCCACGGCGCACCTCCCGGGCGAGGATCTGCACATCCTCTGTGACAGCCAGTACGTCATCAACTCCGTCACGAAGTGGATGCCGGGCTGGAAGCGGAAGGGCTGGCGCAAGTCGGACGGCAAGCCCGTTCTGAACGTGGAACTGCTCAAGGAGATCGACCAGGAACTGCGTGGCCGCAAGTACACGTTCGAGTGGGTCCGCGGCCATGCCGGGCACGACCTGAACGAGGCTGCCGATGAGCGCGCCAGAGCCGCGGCCACTGCCTACCAGCAGGGCGTCGCGGTGCGGCAGGGCCCCGGCTTCGGCACGACGGCGGAGAGCCCCAGCGAGGTTCCGCACCCCGCAGCAGCACGCGCGCCCATAACTGCGCCGCCAACGCTTCCGGCAGTGTCGCCGCGGCCAAGCCAGCAGGAGCTCTTCGGCCAGGCCGGAGGATTCGAGGAGCCGGATCTCTTCAGCGAGCTCGAGGAGGAGTCCACGCCTGCCCCGGGCACGGACGCCAGCCCGGAGGCCATCGTCGAAGCGCTGGAACGCGAGCTCCTCCGGCCGGAAACCCGGGCAGACCTCGGACGCACGGGCGTGCTGCTGCATCCGGACTTCACCGAGATCGGGAGCTCGGGCCGGATCTGGACCCGGGATGCCGTGATGATGGAGCTGGAGGAGAGCCCTGCGGGCCCCATCGAGCTGGAGCTGCTGGGCGCCGACCGCCTGAGTGAAAGCACTGTCCTGCTGACCTACCGCAGCTACGCCCGCTCCCGGACGACCCTGCGCAGCTCCCTATGGGTCCGTGACGGCGCCCAATGGCGGCTCCGCTTCCATCAGGGCACCCCGGAGACCTGGGGTCCGGCACGGGGCCTTCCGGGGCCTGGGTCCGGTACGGGTCCTTCCGAGGTTTGA
- a CDS encoding DNA repair helicase XPB, translating into MNDGPLIVQSDKTILLEVDHELATEARHAIAAFAELERAPEHVHSYRLTPLGLWNARAAGLDAEKVLDTLLKYSRFPVPHSLLIDVEETMSRYGRLRLEKDPQHGLVMRTSDYPVLEEVSRARKIAPLLGPRIDGETVVVHSSQRGQLKQLLLKLGWPAEDLAGYVDGTPHPIMLDESGWKLRPYQQLAMENFWAGGSGVVVLPCGAGKTLVGAAAMATSSTTTLILVTNTVSARQWKDELLKRTSLTEEEIGEYSGSVKEVRPVTIATYQVLTTKRGGLYPHLELVDGNDWGLIIYDEVHLLPAPIFRMTADLQARRRLGLTATLVREDGREGEVFSLIGPKRYDAPWKDIEAQGYIAPADCVEVRIDLPRDERVAYAMAEDADKYRLCSTSESKTLVVEQLVAEHAGEQLLVIGQYIDQLDEIGERLKAPVIKGETSVKERQKLFNAFRAGEVQTLVVSKVANFSIDLPEASVAIQVSGSFGSRQEEAQRLGRLLRPKKDGRAARFYSLVARDTLDQDFAAKRQRFLAEQGYAYRIMDAKDVGAAG; encoded by the coding sequence GTGAATGACGGACCCCTGATCGTCCAGAGTGACAAGACCATCCTGCTCGAAGTCGACCACGAACTGGCCACCGAAGCGCGCCACGCCATCGCCGCCTTTGCCGAGCTGGAGCGCGCCCCGGAGCACGTGCACAGTTACCGGCTGACGCCGCTGGGCCTCTGGAATGCCCGGGCCGCCGGTCTCGACGCCGAAAAGGTTCTGGACACGCTGCTGAAATACTCCCGGTTCCCGGTGCCGCACTCGCTGCTGATCGACGTGGAAGAGACCATGTCCCGTTACGGCCGGCTGCGGCTCGAAAAGGATCCGCAGCACGGCCTGGTGATGCGCACCTCCGACTATCCGGTGTTGGAGGAGGTCAGCCGCGCCAGGAAGATCGCTCCCTTGCTGGGTCCGCGGATCGACGGTGAGACCGTGGTAGTGCATTCCTCCCAGCGCGGGCAGCTCAAGCAGCTGCTGCTCAAGCTCGGTTGGCCCGCCGAGGACCTGGCGGGCTACGTCGACGGGACGCCCCATCCGATCATGCTGGACGAGTCCGGCTGGAAGCTCCGCCCCTACCAGCAGCTGGCGATGGAAAACTTCTGGGCCGGCGGCAGCGGCGTCGTCGTGCTCCCCTGCGGAGCCGGCAAGACGCTGGTAGGCGCCGCGGCGATGGCCACGAGCTCCACCACTACCCTGATCCTGGTGACCAACACGGTGTCCGCGCGTCAGTGGAAGGATGAGCTGCTCAAGCGGACCTCGTTGACCGAAGAAGAGATCGGCGAATATTCGGGCTCCGTCAAGGAGGTCCGTCCGGTCACAATCGCCACGTACCAGGTCTTGACCACGAAGCGGGGCGGGTTGTATCCCCATCTGGAGCTCGTGGACGGCAATGACTGGGGACTCATTATCTACGACGAGGTCCATCTGCTGCCCGCCCCGATTTTCCGGATGACGGCCGACCTGCAGGCGCGCCGCCGGCTGGGCCTCACCGCCACCCTGGTCCGCGAGGACGGGCGTGAGGGCGAGGTCTTCAGCCTGATCGGGCCCAAGCGCTATGACGCGCCGTGGAAGGACATCGAGGCGCAGGGGTACATTGCACCGGCGGACTGCGTGGAGGTCCGGATCGACTTGCCGCGTGACGAGCGCGTCGCCTACGCCATGGCCGAGGATGCGGACAAGTACCGGCTGTGCTCCACCTCGGAGTCCAAAACCCTCGTGGTGGAGCAGCTCGTCGCCGAGCACGCCGGTGAGCAGCTCCTCGTGATCGGGCAGTACATCGACCAGCTGGACGAGATCGGCGAGCGCCTGAAGGCGCCTGTGATCAAGGGCGAGACCTCCGTGAAGGAGCGCCAGAAGCTCTTCAACGCTTTCAGAGCCGGCGAGGTCCAGACCCTGGTGGTGTCCAAGGTTGCCAATTTCTCGATCGACCTGCCCGAGGCCTCGGTGGCAATCCAGGTCTCCGGGTCCTTCGGCTCCCGCCAGGAGGAAGCCCAGCGGCTCGGGCGGCTGCTGCGGCCGAAGAAGGACGGCCGCGCCGCCCGCTTTTACTCGCTCGTGGCCCGCGACACCCTGGACCAGGATTTCGCCGCCAAGCGCCAGCGCTTCCTCGCCGAGCAGGGCTACGCGTACCGGATCATGGACGCCAAGGACGTGGGCGCCGCAGGCTAG
- the groL gene encoding chaperonin GroEL (60 kDa chaperone family; promotes refolding of misfolded polypeptides especially under stressful conditions; forms two stacked rings of heptamers to form a barrel-shaped 14mer; ends can be capped by GroES; misfolded proteins enter the barrel where they are refolded when GroES binds), giving the protein MAKIIAFDEEARRGLERGLNILADAVKVTLGPRGRNVVLEKKWGAPTITNDGVSIAKEIELDDPYEKIGAELVKEVAKKTDDVAGDGTTTATVLAQALVKEGLRNVAAGADPLSLKRGIEKAVEAVTRELLASAKEIETKEEIAATASISAGDDEIGALIAEALDKVGKEGVITVEESNTFGLELELTEGMRFDKGYISAYFVTDAERQETVLEDPYILIVNSKISSVKELVAVLEKVMQSSKPLLIIAEDIEGEALATLIVNKIRGTFKSVAVKAPGFGDRRKAQLADIAILTGGQVISEEVGLKLETAGLELLGHARKVVVTKDETTIVEGAGDADQIAGRVSQIRSEIENSDSDYDREKLQERLAKLAGGVAVIKAGAATEVELKERKHRIEDAVRNAKAAVEEGIVAGGGVALIQAGAKAFANLQLDGDEATGANIVRVAIDAPLKQIAFNAGLEPGVVVDKVRGLPAGHGLNAATGEYVDLLAAGINDPVKVTRSALQNAASIAGLFLTTEAVVADKPEKNAPAMGGGDDMGGMGGMGGF; this is encoded by the coding sequence ATGGCCAAGATCATTGCATTTGATGAAGAGGCACGCCGCGGTCTTGAGCGGGGCCTGAACATCCTCGCCGACGCCGTCAAGGTCACCCTCGGCCCGCGTGGACGCAACGTCGTCCTCGAAAAGAAGTGGGGCGCCCCCACGATCACCAACGATGGTGTTTCCATCGCCAAGGAGATCGAGCTGGACGACCCTTACGAGAAGATCGGCGCCGAGCTGGTCAAGGAAGTTGCCAAGAAGACGGACGACGTCGCCGGCGACGGAACCACCACCGCAACCGTGCTGGCACAGGCCCTGGTCAAGGAAGGCCTGCGCAACGTCGCGGCCGGAGCTGACCCCCTGTCCCTCAAGCGCGGCATCGAGAAGGCTGTCGAAGCCGTCACGCGCGAACTCCTGGCTTCAGCCAAGGAAATCGAAACCAAGGAAGAGATTGCCGCCACCGCGTCCATCTCCGCCGGCGACGACGAGATTGGCGCCCTGATTGCCGAAGCCCTGGACAAGGTCGGCAAGGAAGGCGTCATCACGGTCGAGGAGTCGAACACCTTCGGCCTGGAACTTGAGCTCACCGAAGGCATGCGCTTCGACAAGGGCTACATCTCCGCTTACTTCGTCACCGACGCAGAGCGCCAGGAAACGGTCCTTGAGGATCCGTACATCCTGATCGTCAACTCCAAGATCTCCAGCGTCAAGGAACTGGTTGCTGTCCTCGAAAAGGTCATGCAGTCTTCCAAGCCGCTGCTGATCATTGCCGAAGACATCGAGGGCGAGGCCCTGGCCACCCTGATCGTGAACAAGATCCGTGGCACGTTCAAGTCCGTTGCCGTCAAGGCTCCGGGCTTCGGCGACCGCCGCAAGGCGCAGCTCGCGGACATCGCCATCCTCACCGGTGGCCAGGTCATCTCCGAGGAAGTCGGCCTCAAGCTCGAGACCGCCGGCCTCGAACTCCTGGGCCACGCCCGGAAGGTTGTTGTCACCAAGGACGAGACCACCATCGTCGAGGGTGCAGGCGACGCCGACCAGATCGCCGGCCGCGTTTCCCAGATCCGCTCCGAGATCGAGAACTCCGATTCCGACTACGACCGCGAGAAGCTGCAGGAACGCCTGGCCAAGCTGGCCGGCGGCGTTGCAGTCATCAAGGCCGGAGCCGCCACCGAAGTGGAGCTCAAGGAACGCAAGCACCGCATTGAGGACGCAGTCCGCAACGCCAAGGCTGCTGTTGAAGAGGGCATCGTCGCCGGCGGTGGCGTTGCCCTGATCCAGGCCGGCGCCAAGGCATTCGCCAACCTGCAGCTCGACGGCGACGAAGCAACCGGTGCGAACATCGTCCGCGTTGCCATCGACGCCCCGCTGAAGCAGATCGCCTTCAACGCCGGCCTCGAGCCGGGCGTTGTGGTCGACAAGGTACGCGGCCTGCCTGCAGGCCACGGCCTGAACGCAGCAACCGGCGAGTACGTCGACCTGCTGGCTGCCGGCATCAACGACCCGGTCAAGGTCACCCGCTCTGCCCTGCAGAACGCGGCTTCCATTGCCGGCCTGTTCCTCACCACCGAGGCCGTTGTGGCCGACAAGCCGGAGAAGAACGCTCCGGCCATGGGCGGCGGCGACGACATGGGCGGTATGGGCGGCATGGGCGGTTTCTAA